The following proteins are encoded in a genomic region of Campylobacter showae CSUNSWCD:
- the hemN gene encoding oxygen-independent coproporphyrinogen III oxidase — translation MIDFDAYVKYSRPGPRYTSYPTAPEFSDKFSYEDYLRELKNRDASRPLSLYLHLPFCRSACYFCGCNVIYTSKEDRKTRYMQYLQKELDLLAANLDTTAPVLQMHFGGGTPTFYGADQLDEIIKMIKAKFKNFSPEAEISCEIDPRFLTREQLDVLVSHGFNRISYGVQDFDERVQKEIHRIQPYEITKNAVDMARAKGINSINMDLIYGLPYQTLESFKATLDKALTLSPDRLAVFNYAHVPWIKKSMRKFDEATLPSPKTKLEILKYTAEFFIKNGYKMIGMDHFAKPGDELFGALANGTLHRNFQGYTTKGGADLIGIGLTSIGEGQRYYAQNYKDMDEYEKALDSGVLPYCKGIYLTGDDLIRKAVIMSLMSNFALDIKAVEAKFDIKFFEYFKDDLVELENLSEFVTVTPEKISVNETGTLIIRNIAMCFDAYLKKIPENLRRFSKTV, via the coding sequence CTACACGAGCTATCCGACCGCGCCCGAGTTTAGCGATAAATTTAGCTACGAAGACTACCTGCGGGAGCTAAAAAACCGCGATGCCTCGCGCCCGCTTTCGCTTTATTTGCACCTGCCGTTTTGCCGCAGCGCCTGTTATTTTTGCGGTTGCAACGTGATCTACACGAGCAAAGAGGACCGCAAAACGCGCTATATGCAGTATCTGCAAAAAGAGCTTGATCTGCTAGCGGCGAACCTCGATACGACCGCGCCCGTGCTGCAAATGCACTTTGGCGGCGGCACTCCGACATTCTACGGTGCGGATCAGCTAGACGAAATCATCAAAATGATCAAGGCTAAATTTAAAAACTTCTCTCCCGAGGCTGAAATCAGCTGTGAAATCGACCCGAGATTTTTGACCCGCGAGCAGCTTGACGTGCTCGTTTCTCACGGCTTTAACCGTATCAGCTACGGCGTGCAGGACTTTGATGAGCGCGTACAAAAAGAGATCCACCGCATACAGCCCTATGAAATCACCAAAAACGCCGTGGATATGGCGCGCGCCAAGGGCATAAACTCGATAAATATGGACCTGATCTACGGTCTGCCGTATCAGACGCTAGAGAGTTTTAAAGCGACGCTGGATAAGGCTCTGACGCTGTCTCCCGACCGCCTGGCGGTGTTTAACTACGCGCACGTGCCGTGGATAAAAAAATCTATGCGTAAATTTGACGAAGCGACGCTGCCTAGCCCTAAAACCAAGCTTGAAATTTTAAAATACACGGCCGAGTTTTTTATCAAAAACGGCTACAAAATGATCGGTATGGATCACTTTGCAAAGCCCGGCGACGAGCTTTTCGGCGCGCTTGCTAACGGCACTCTACATCGCAACTTCCAAGGCTACACGACCAAGGGCGGAGCCGATCTCATCGGTATCGGACTAACTAGCATCGGCGAGGGGCAAAGATACTACGCGCAAAATTACAAAGACATGGACGAATACGAAAAAGCCCTAGATAGCGGCGTTTTGCCGTATTGCAAGGGCATTTATCTAACTGGCGACGATCTAATCAGAAAGGCTGTGATCATGAGCCTGATGAGCAACTTTGCGCTTGATATCAAGGCGGTCGAGGCTAAATTTGACATCAAATTTTTCGAGTATTTTAAAGATGACTTGGTGGAGCTTGAAAATTTGAGCGAATTTGTAACTGTAACGCCTGAAAAAATCAGCGTAAACGAGACGGGCACGCTGATCATCCGAAATATTGCGATGTGCTTTGACGCGTATTTGAAAAAAATACCAGAAAATTTACGCCGATTTTCAAAAACTGTTTGA
- a CDS encoding (Fe-S)-binding protein, giving the protein MFKFSEISDKCVKCGKCIQVCTIHKINSDETTSPRGFLDLVGAYERGELKFDKSAKNIFESCFLCTSCVEVCPNSLRVDTAIENVRHDIADKFGIAWYKKAFFWLLRHRAVMDFCARLGYVFQSCAFKIREGAMSPRFSLPMVKKERLLPTASKKSFLNSHAEFIDNGGDKTIGVFIGCMGNYAYTGIGEALVKIARDLGLNLNLMKKQACCGAPAYFTGDFATVEVLAKRNIEYFEKMLGELDAIIVPEATCSAMIKIDYEHFFHDDEQWRERAKAVSKKIFLATEYFEKFTNLAEILAKKGKNLTSVTYHDPCHARKMQGVFKEPRKLLAQNYEMTEMDDPNECCGFGGVTMQSEKYHLSRAAGQRKSEMIKNSGAKIVSAECSACKMQISNALHISGSDVKFENPIELIARVLG; this is encoded by the coding sequence ATGTTTAAATTTAGCGAAATTTCAGATAAATGCGTAAAATGCGGCAAATGTATCCAAGTCTGCACGATCCACAAGATAAACTCCGACGAAACGACCTCTCCGCGCGGCTTTTTGGATCTCGTGGGGGCTTACGAGCGCGGCGAGCTAAAGTTTGATAAAAGTGCGAAAAATATCTTTGAGAGCTGCTTTTTGTGTACGAGCTGCGTCGAGGTATGTCCAAACTCCTTGCGCGTGGATACGGCGATAGAAAATGTCCGCCACGATATCGCGGATAAATTTGGCATCGCGTGGTACAAAAAGGCGTTTTTTTGGTTGCTTCGCCACCGCGCGGTGATGGACTTTTGCGCAAGGCTGGGATATGTGTTTCAAAGCTGTGCGTTTAAGATCCGCGAAGGCGCGATGAGCCCGAGATTTAGCCTGCCGATGGTGAAAAAAGAGCGGCTTTTGCCAACCGCTAGCAAAAAGAGCTTTTTAAACTCGCATGCCGAGTTTATAGACAACGGCGGCGATAAAACCATCGGCGTTTTTATCGGCTGTATGGGAAACTACGCGTATACAGGCATCGGCGAGGCTCTGGTTAAGATAGCTCGCGATCTTGGGTTAAATTTAAATTTGATGAAAAAGCAGGCCTGTTGCGGCGCGCCGGCGTATTTTACGGGGGATTTTGCGACGGTCGAGGTTTTGGCAAAGCGAAATATAGAGTATTTTGAAAAAATGCTAGGCGAGCTAGACGCTATCATCGTGCCGGAGGCGACCTGTTCGGCGATGATAAAGATCGACTACGAGCACTTCTTTCACGATGACGAGCAGTGGCGAGAGCGTGCAAAGGCGGTAAGCAAGAAGATATTTTTAGCGACGGAGTACTTTGAGAAATTTACGAATTTGGCTGAAATTTTGGCTAAAAAAGGCAAAAATTTGACCTCCGTGACCTATCACGACCCTTGTCACGCCAGAAAAATGCAAGGCGTCTTTAAAGAGCCTCGTAAACTGCTCGCTCAAAACTACGAAATGACCGAAATGGACGATCCAAACGAGTGCTGCGGATTTGGCGGCGTGACGATGCAGTCTGAAAAATATCATCTAAGCCGCGCGGCCGGACAAAGAAAATCCGAGATGATAAAAAACTCGGGCGCAAAAATCGTAAGCGCGGAGTGTAGCGCCTGTAAAATGCAGATTTCAAATGCACTACACATCAGCGGTTCTGACGTAAAATTTGAGAACCCGATAGAGTTAATCGCAAGGGTGCTTGGATAG
- the tuf gene encoding elongation factor Tu, giving the protein MAKEKFSRNKPHVNIGTIGHVDHGKTTLTAAISAVLSRKGLAELKDYDNIDNAPEEKERGITIATSHIEYETENRHYAHVDCPGHADYVKNMITGAAQMDGAILVVSAADGPMPQTREHILLSRQVGVPYIVVFMNKADMVDDAELLELVEMEIRELLNEYDFPGDDTPIVAGSALQALNEAKAGTEGEWSAKVLELMARVDEYIPTPVRATDKDFLMPIEDVFSISGRGTVVTGRIEKGVVKVGDTIEIVGIKPTQTTTVTGVEMFRKEMDQGEAGDNVGVLLRGTKKEDVERGMVLCKPKSITPHTKFEGEVYILTKEEGGRHTPFFNNYRPQFYVRTTDVTGSITLPEGTEMVMPGDNLKISVELIAPVALEEGTRFAIREGGRTVGSGVVSKILA; this is encoded by the coding sequence ATGGCAAAAGAAAAATTTTCACGTAACAAGCCACACGTAAACATTGGTACTATTGGTCACGTTGACCATGGTAAAACAACTTTGACAGCTGCAATTTCTGCTGTTCTTTCAAGAAAAGGTCTTGCTGAGCTAAAAGACTATGATAATATCGACAACGCCCCAGAAGAGAAAGAGCGCGGTATTACCATCGCTACTTCTCACATTGAGTATGAGACTGAAAATCGCCACTATGCACACGTTGACTGCCCAGGCCACGCCGACTATGTTAAAAACATGATTACCGGTGCGGCTCAAATGGATGGTGCTATCCTAGTTGTTTCTGCTGCTGACGGCCCAATGCCTCAAACCAGAGAGCACATCTTGCTATCTCGCCAAGTAGGCGTTCCATATATCGTTGTTTTCATGAACAAAGCTGATATGGTTGACGATGCTGAGCTTCTTGAACTAGTTGAGATGGAAATTCGCGAGCTTCTAAACGAGTATGATTTTCCTGGTGACGATACTCCAATCGTAGCTGGCTCGGCTCTGCAGGCTCTTAATGAGGCTAAAGCTGGAACAGAGGGTGAATGGTCTGCAAAAGTTCTTGAGCTTATGGCTAGGGTTGACGAGTATATCCCAACTCCAGTTCGTGCAACGGACAAAGACTTCTTGATGCCGATCGAGGACGTTTTCTCTATCTCTGGTCGCGGTACAGTTGTAACAGGTAGAATTGAGAAAGGTGTTGTTAAGGTTGGTGATACTATAGAAATCGTTGGTATTAAACCTACACAAACAACAACAGTTACTGGCGTTGAGATGTTTAGAAAAGAGATGGATCAGGGTGAAGCAGGCGACAACGTAGGTGTTCTTCTAAGAGGCACTAAAAAAGAAGACGTTGAGCGCGGTATGGTTCTTTGCAAACCTAAGTCAATTACTCCTCACACTAAATTTGAGGGAGAGGTTTATATCTTAACAAAAGAAGAGGGCGGACGTCATACTCCGTTCTTTAACAACTATAGACCACAGTTTTATGTAAGAACAACTGATGTTACTGGTTCTATCACCCTTCCAGAGGGAACAGAGATGGTTATGCCTGGTGACAACCTAAAAATAAGCGTTGAGCTTATTGCTCCAGTTGCTCTTGAAGAAGGTACTCGCTTTGCGATCCGCGAAGGCGGCAGAACTGTTGGTTCAGGCGTTGTTTCTAAGATTCTAGCATAA
- the rpmG gene encoding 50S ribosomal protein L33, whose amino-acid sequence MAKGNRIKVGLKCSESGDINYTTVKNSKTTTEKLELKKYCPRLKKHTIHKEVKLKS is encoded by the coding sequence ATGGCAAAAGGTAATAGAATAAAAGTTGGTCTTAAATGTTCTGAATCAGGTGATATAAATTACACCACAGTGAAAAATAGCAAGACAACGACTGAAAAGTTAGAACTAAAAAAATATTGCCCAAGACTAAAAAAACATACTATTCATAAAGAAGTTAAGTTAAAGAGCTAA
- the secE gene encoding preprotein translocase subunit SecE: MEKMINYIKLSRAEIGKVIFPLKEQIRNAFITVFAVVAIVSLFLALVDAIMSFSLSKLI, from the coding sequence ATGGAAAAAATGATAAATTATATAAAGCTTTCTCGCGCTGAAATCGGAAAGGTAATTTTTCCGCTCAAAGAGCAAATAAGAAATGCTTTTATAACAGTTTTTGCTGTAGTAGCCATTGTTTCACTTTTTTTAGCTCTTGTTGATGCAATTATGTCTTTTTCTCTTTCAAAGCTGATTTAA